Part of the Azospirillum thiophilum genome, TGGTGAAGATCAGGCTCGACTTGTCCGAGGTGAATTCCTCGACTCCATTCCAATCGGTCACCGCGCCGGTGAAGAAGCGGTCGGACAGTTCAAGACGCCTGAAGAGGGCGGCCGCGGCCCTTTCCGGCTGGCGGCTCGCTTCATGAACATAGTGGGTCGTCCGCACGCCCTCCCGGGCGGCATAGGCTTCGACGCGGATGGCGTTCAGGGACGCGATGATGAAATGCTTCAGCAGCCGGCTGCGCGGCACCCGGTCGCTCCATTTGGTGAACCATGACGCGAGTGACAGAGCCGGTTCGCGGTCGAGCATGATCAGATGCAGGCGGTCGGCCGGATAACCGGCCTCGATCAGGATCTGCAAGGGAATGAACAGGCATTCGGCCATCAGGTAGGGGCCGGCCACCTCCTTGCTGAACAGATGGGGCTGGTCGCTGGCCGACGGCAGTGCCCAAGGCGTCTGCGGGCAGTCGGTGAGAAAGTTGCGCATGGCCGCCTTCACCGGTTGGAAATAGGCGGGTATCCCGGCAACGCCGAACAGGTTGGCGAGTGCCGTCGATCCAACGCGGCACCGTCCCCAGCCGTAATGCAGCATCGGAAATTCGTCCGAAGGGACTTGGCGGAAGACCTCGGCCAGCGATCCGGCGATGCTGTTCGTCATCTTGTCGAGCCGGATTCGGCGCAACTGATACCTTCCATCGGGCTCAAGCCACGATTTAAGAATGGAAGGATCGTCTCGGCGCATGAGTTCTGTAAAACGACTCAGATCGCCAAAACGTGTCGTAAGGATACTCATGGCTAGGTCTCCTTTATATTGGGACGTTTCGCCGTCGAGAGCCTCTTAATATATTGATCATCAATTAGACCGTAGATAATTTATTTCAATTATAAACGGATTTAGCTTTTACCATAATCATATTCCGTATGTATGAAACGGTGACGGCATGGCAAATAAACAATCTGCCTTTTCTATTAACAATTAGTTATTAAGACATATTTTTTCCAAGAAACATCGCATTTTAATGGAATTATTTCATCAGTCATTATGGATGTGGAAGTGCATATTCGCGTACTCATTTATAGATTTGTTGATTTCATAAGGTGCTAAAATAGCTAAATAAGCGTATTAGAAAAATTATCATGTCATGGTTGTATTGCCGATTCACAAAACTATATATTCTAGTCCTGTAATAATGTTTCACTCGACAAAGTGAGGGAGAGGGCGGCCTGTTGCAGGCATGTGGCCGCTATCGCAGGAGAGGCTCCGCTCCCGCCCTGATCTGTCTCCATGCCGCACAAATCCAATGCCGTTCGCCACCGCATCCCACTGCCGACGCGGTGCGCTCTCAACGGAGCGCGGGGTACGATGCTGCACGCGGTGCTGCGTCTGGCGTTGCGCCAGACCGAAGGGCAGATCGCTTCCACGCGACATGCCCGCACCGGCCGGCAGCGGCGCGACCGGCGATCTTTCGGATGTCTGATTGCTGTGGCGCAACGATGGCGAGCCGGCCGGCCGGCATCCTGGCTGCAACGCCGCCCCTTCGAGGCGGCACCGGTTGGAGACAGATCATGGCCAGCGTCACCGTCAGCACCACCCTTTATCGCGATCACCATGCGAGCGTCGGCCAGTTGGTCGACCGCATCGAATCGCAGCTCGCGGCGCCGTCGGTGGCGTCGGACCCCGCGTCGCTCATCGCCACGGTCCGCGAACTGTTTGGCATCTTCGCCGTCCATCTGTCGCTGGAGGACAGCGCGCTCTACCCGCGCCTGCTGGCCCATCGGGACACCCGGCTGCGCAGCACGGCGGCGCGTTTCCAGGCGGAGATGGGCGATCTGCGGGGGCGCTTCGACCTCTACCGCACGCGCTGGCCCGGCCCGGTCGCCGTCGCCAAGGATCCGGCCGCCTTCGTCCGCGAAACGCGCGACGTCGTCGCTGCGCTGAAACACCGCATCGGCCGCGAGGACCGCGAACTCTACGACCTGATCGACCGGGCGGGGCTGGCCAGCGTCGCCTGAGGCCGGGATTTCCAGCTTGAACTTGACAGAGGTCAATGACGGCGGGCGGTTACCGGCTTTCATGGGTGCCGGAATGACCGATAAGGAGGGAATCCGCCGATGCGCGATCCCGATGTCACACCGACCGTGAATGCAGACGATCGAGCCCGCCGTTTCGAGACCGGCCTCAGCCTTGTCGGGCTCGGGCTGGTGCCGCGGTTGGGGGAGCGGGTCAGCGACGCGCTGCTCGCCCGCCTTCTCCGCCAGCTGGCCGCCCGCCATCCGCGCGCCTTCGACGCGCTGCGGGAAATGCAGGATGCCCGCGTGCTGATCGAGCCGGTGGATGCACCGGTCGCGCTGATGATGCGCGTTGGGCCGAACCTGTCCCTGCACGCACTGCGCCGCGAGCCGATCGGGGCCTGTGCATTGGCTGGGCTTGGCGAGGCCGATGCCGTCATCCGCGGCCCCTATGCCCGGCTGCTCGACCTGCTGGAAGGCCGGATCGATGGCGACGCCCTGTTCTTCCGCCGTGAGTTGAGCATCGCCGGGGATACCGCGCTGATCCTCGCCCTGCGCAACACGCTGGATGGCGAGGAGATGGATCTGATGGCCGACGCGGCGTCACTCGCCGGACCGCTGGCCGGCGTCCTGCCGGTCCTGCGCCGGAACGCCGGCCCGGTGCTCGACCGCATCGAGGCGGCACGCCGGCTGCTGCCGCCGCCGCTGCGCCGCGGGGCCGCACGGCTGGAGGCGCGGCTGTCCGGGCTCGTGCCGGGCGCCGGGCCGGGAGCCGCATCGTGACGACCATGGACAATTTCGAGCTGATCTGCCCGGCGGGCACGCCGGCCGCCCTGCGTGCCGCCGTCGATGCCGGCGCCGATGCGGTCTATCTGGGCTTCCGGGACGAGACCAATGCCCGCAACTTCCCCGGCCTGAACTTCACCCGCCAGGACGTGGCCGATGCCGTGGCCTACGCCCATGCGCGCAAGGTCGAAATCTTCGTCGCCATCAACACCTATCCGCAGGCCGGCAACCTCGACCCGTGGCGGAAGGCGGTGGACGATGCGGCGCGGCTGAAGGTGGACGCCGTCATCCTCGCCGACCTCGGCCTGCTGGAATACGCGGCCAAGCGCCACCCCGACCTGCGCCTGCATCTGTCGGTGCAGGCATCCGCCGCCAATGTCGAGGCGATCCGGCTCTACTGCGATGCCTTCGGTGTGCGCCGCGTCGTCCTGCCGCGCGTGCTGACGGTGCCGGAGATCGCCAGGCTGAACGCCGAGATCGACATCGAGACCGAGGTGTTCGTGTTCGGCGGCCTCTGCCCGATGGCGGAGGGGCGCTGTTCGC contains:
- a CDS encoding sulfotransferase family protein translates to MSILTTRFGDLSRFTELMRRDDPSILKSWLEPDGRYQLRRIRLDKMTNSIAGSLAEVFRQVPSDEFPMLHYGWGRCRVGSTALANLFGVAGIPAYFQPVKAAMRNFLTDCPQTPWALPSASDQPHLFSKEVAGPYLMAECLFIPLQILIEAGYPADRLHLIMLDREPALSLASWFTKWSDRVPRSRLLKHFIIASLNAIRVEAYAAREGVRTTHYVHEASRQPERAAAALFRRLELSDRFFTGAVTDWNGVEEFTSDKSSLIFTKEPDIYFVPGVHRAGSSYRYLDRGLGSVTDGDLDLLDRMGIQDLYQASADACARELRISLEPAGMAQTCLPDPALLVAQSRPAGSPVAAA
- a CDS encoding hemerythrin domain-containing protein, which gives rise to MASVTVSTTLYRDHHASVGQLVDRIESQLAAPSVASDPASLIATVRELFGIFAVHLSLEDSALYPRLLAHRDTRLRSTAARFQAEMGDLRGRFDLYRTRWPGPVAVAKDPAAFVRETRDVVAALKHRIGREDRELYDLIDRAGLASVA
- the ubiT gene encoding ubiquinone anaerobic biosynthesis accessory factor UbiT, producing MRDPDVTPTVNADDRARRFETGLSLVGLGLVPRLGERVSDALLARLLRQLAARHPRAFDALREMQDARVLIEPVDAPVALMMRVGPNLSLHALRREPIGACALAGLGEADAVIRGPYARLLDLLEGRIDGDALFFRRELSIAGDTALILALRNTLDGEEMDLMADAASLAGPLAGVLPVLRRNAGPVLDRIEAARRLLPPPLRRGAARLEARLSGLVPGAGPGAAS
- the ubiU gene encoding ubiquinone anaerobic biosynthesis protein UbiU, translating into MDNFELICPAGTPAALRAAVDAGADAVYLGFRDETNARNFPGLNFTRQDVADAVAYAHARKVEIFVAINTYPQAGNLDPWRKAVDDAARLKVDAVILADLGLLEYAAKRHPDLRLHLSVQASAANVEAIRLYCDAFGVRRVVLPRVLTVPEIARLNAEIDIETEVFVFGGLCPMAEGRCSLSSYATGLSPNKQGVCSPASHVRYEPRGSALASTLGGFTINVFGEGEPAGYPTLCKGRFVARDTPAYLFEEPTSLNAMDLLPELKAAGVRALKIEGRQRGKAYIGAVVRAYREALDSFAAGRPVPRIDLQAMVEGGTQTTGAYTRAWR